CACATCAGCACGACGATCAGCAGCGCAGAGGTATCGACCACCGCCATCATCACGCCGGTCGAGCCCAGCACCAGCGCGCTTCCGGTAAAGATGATCCATTTGCGCGTCGCCACCACACGGTCCATCGCCCCGTAGGCAATCGGCCCGACGATCATCGCGATGCCCATGGCCAGCGTCGCCTGCCCGATGAGGCGCGGCGGGGCGGCGAAGACCTCGAACAGGTAGGGCCCGATCCACAGGCCCCGCAGCGCGCCCACCTCGGCGTAGCTGACCAGCATCAGCGGAAAGATGAACCACAGCGGCTTGATCCGCAGGACGGCGGCGAAACTGCCGCGCTCTGTCTGCGGCTCTTTCAGCGGGTCGCGCACGAGAAAGAAGATCGCGATGGCCGTGACGCTCGATGCGGCGCACAAGGCCCACATCGCCGCGCGCCAGCCCACGGTTTCGGCGGCCAGCGTGACTGGGTAGGACGCCACGATATTGCCCAGCGTGCCGATGCCCACCATCAGCGCGGCAAGGAATGCGAAGCGCGCCGCCGGATGGTCGAGCGCGAAGATATAGTAGGATGCCATCAGCACCGGTGCGCAGCCCACGCCGATCAGCGTCATGGCCACCGAGATATGCAGCGGCGTGGTGGCCAGCGCAAAGACCGCCGATCCGCCGCCCGCACCCAGCAGCATCAGCCCCGCCGCCGTGCGGCGCGGTCCGTGGGTGTCCAGCGCCCAGCCGATCGGCGGTTGCAGCGCCGCGAAGGCGATGAACCACATCCCCGATGCAAAGGCGAGATCTTGCGGCGTTGCGCCCAGATCGGTGCTCAGAAACGGGCTGAGCACCGCGAGGAACGCGCGGAAGAACTGGCTGAGCACATAGGCGAAGGCGAGGACAGCGAGGCCGGAATTCACCTGCGCGTGCCTTGCCATTTCTGCGCCAGCGCGCGCGCGGCGTTGCCCAGCAACAGGATATCCGCGCCCACGGCCACGAATTGCGCGCCCGCCGCGATGGCGTCATTGGTCATCTCGTCGCGGGTGGACAGAATGCCGGGGGCCTTTCCGGCGGCGCGGATGCGCGCCAGTGCGTCCATGATCGCCGCCTGTACCTCGGGATGATCGGCGCGGCCCATGTGGCCCATGTCGGCGGCCAGATCGGCGGGGCCGATGAACACGCCGTGCACGCCGTCCACTGCCAGAATCTCATCCAGCGCCGCCAGGCCGGCGCGGTTTTCGACCTGCAC
Above is a genomic segment from Sulfitobacter sp. HNIBRBA3233 containing:
- a CDS encoding MFS transporter; protein product: MNSGLAVLAFAYVLSQFFRAFLAVLSPFLSTDLGATPQDLAFASGMWFIAFAALQPPIGWALDTHGPRRTAAGLMLLGAGGGSAVFALATTPLHISVAMTLIGVGCAPVLMASYYIFALDHPAARFAFLAALMVGIGTLGNIVASYPVTLAAETVGWRAAMWALCAASSVTAIAIFFLVRDPLKEPQTERGSFAAVLRIKPLWFIFPLMLVSYAEVGALRGLWIGPYLFEVFAAPPRLIGQATLAMGIAMIVGPIAYGAMDRVVATRKWIIFTGSALVLGSTGVMMAVVDTSALLIVVLMCAIGFFGSTYPAIMAHGRGFLPPHLVGRGVTMLNLCSIGGVGVAQFVTGRIHSATSGGADPAAPYTAILGFFALLLGAGLLVYLFARDKPTPAPLSNTAKAV